In one Kitasatospora cineracea genomic region, the following are encoded:
- a CDS encoding FHA domain-containing protein FhaB/FipA produces MSDLTLTVMRLGFLAVLWLFVIVAVQVIRSDLFNTKAAARTAQRPSAPAPAQAGPGRAPQGQPAAAAQQAQARQRRGQPTHLVVTQGSLAGTTVALQGQTITLGRAHDSTIVLDDDYASSRHARIYPDQAGQWTVEDLGSTNGTYLDRQRLTTPTPLQIGVPIRIGRTVIELRK; encoded by the coding sequence ATGTCTGATCTGACCCTGACGGTCATGCGGCTGGGCTTCCTCGCCGTCCTCTGGCTGTTCGTCATCGTCGCGGTGCAGGTGATCCGCAGCGACCTGTTCAACACCAAGGCCGCGGCGCGCACCGCCCAGCGCCCCAGTGCCCCCGCGCCCGCCCAGGCCGGACCGGGCCGCGCCCCCCAGGGACAGCCCGCCGCCGCCGCGCAGCAGGCGCAGGCCCGGCAGCGCCGCGGCCAGCCCACCCACCTGGTGGTGACCCAGGGATCGCTGGCCGGGACGACCGTCGCGCTGCAGGGCCAGACCATCACGTTGGGCCGGGCGCACGACTCCACCATCGTCCTGGACGACGACTACGCGTCCTCCCGCCATGCCAGGATCTACCCGGATCAGGCTGGGCAGTGGACGGTGGAGGATCTAGGCTCCACCAACGGCACCTATCTGGACCGGCAGCGGCTCACCACGCCGACGCCGCTCCAGATCGGCGTGCCGATCCGAATCGGCAGGACCGTCATCGAGCTGCGGAAGTAG
- a CDS encoding FtsW/RodA/SpoVE family cell cycle protein, translating into MSTFDVSGGRTPAAGRRRAAGRTSPDAVPNRRNTELLMLAFAVAIPMFGYANVGLAMDGTLPANILAYGLGLGVLAGAAHLAVRRFAPYADPLLLPLATLLNGLGLVMLWRLDKAGKLLRNNFPATTNQLMWSGLGIGLFVGVMLLLKDHRILQRYTYISMVLALVLLAAPAFFPSRAEDFGAKIWIRFGSFSIQPGEFAKIILTIFFAGFLMVKKDALALASRKFMGLYLPRGRDLGPIVVVWLLSILILVFETDLGTSFLFFGLFVVMLYVATERTSWIVFGLLMSFGGAAVVATSERHVKTRINAWLDPMAAFGPHPPKESSEQIGQTLMSLGSGGTVGTGLGQGRSWLIQFAAKSDFILGSFGEELGLTGLMAVFLVYGLVVQRGLRTALAARDPFGKLLAVGLSSAFALQVFVVAGGVTGLIPLTGMTMPFLAQGGSSVVANWALIAVLMKISDTARRPAAEPTPEPVPTIPEPAGPDRYGPPGYGTPDQSRGASS; encoded by the coding sequence ATGAGCACCTTCGACGTGAGCGGCGGCCGCACGCCCGCCGCCGGGCGGCGGCGGGCCGCCGGCCGGACCTCCCCGGACGCCGTGCCGAACCGGCGCAACACCGAGCTGCTGATGCTGGCCTTCGCGGTGGCCATCCCGATGTTCGGGTACGCCAACGTGGGGCTGGCGATGGACGGCACGCTGCCCGCCAACATCCTGGCCTACGGCCTGGGCCTGGGCGTGCTGGCCGGCGCCGCGCACCTGGCGGTGCGCCGGTTCGCCCCGTACGCCGACCCGCTGCTGCTGCCGCTGGCGACGCTGCTGAACGGGCTGGGCCTGGTGATGCTCTGGCGGCTCGACAAGGCCGGCAAGCTGCTGCGCAACAACTTCCCGGCGACCACCAACCAGCTGATGTGGTCGGGCCTGGGCATCGGGCTGTTCGTCGGCGTGATGCTGCTGCTCAAGGACCACCGGATCCTGCAGCGCTACACCTACATCTCGATGGTGCTGGCGCTGGTGCTGCTGGCCGCGCCGGCCTTCTTCCCGTCCCGGGCCGAGGACTTCGGCGCGAAGATCTGGATCCGCTTCGGCTCCTTCTCGATCCAGCCCGGCGAGTTCGCCAAGATCATCCTGACCATCTTCTTCGCCGGCTTCCTGATGGTGAAGAAGGACGCCCTGGCGCTGGCCAGCCGCAAGTTCATGGGCCTGTACCTGCCGCGCGGCCGCGACCTCGGGCCGATCGTGGTGGTCTGGCTGCTGTCGATCCTGATCCTGGTGTTCGAGACCGACCTCGGCACCTCCTTCCTGTTCTTCGGCCTGTTCGTGGTGATGCTGTACGTGGCCACCGAGCGGACCAGCTGGATCGTCTTCGGTCTGCTGATGTCCTTCGGCGGCGCCGCGGTGGTCGCCACCAGCGAGCGGCACGTGAAGACCCGCATCAACGCCTGGCTGGACCCGATGGCGGCGTTCGGGCCGCACCCGCCCAAGGAGTCCTCGGAGCAGATCGGCCAGACCCTGATGTCGCTGGGCTCCGGCGGCACCGTCGGCACCGGCCTGGGGCAGGGCCGCAGCTGGCTGATCCAGTTCGCGGCGAAGAGCGACTTCATCCTCGGCTCGTTCGGCGAGGAGCTGGGCCTGACCGGCCTGATGGCGGTCTTCCTGGTCTACGGCCTGGTGGTGCAGCGCGGCCTGCGCACCGCGCTGGCGGCCCGCGACCCGTTCGGCAAGCTGCTCGCGGTCGGCCTGAGCTCGGCGTTCGCGCTCCAGGTGTTCGTGGTCGCGGGCGGGGTCACCGGCCTGATCCCGCTGACCGGCATGACCATGCCGTTCCTGGCCCAGGGCGGTTCCTCGGTGGTGGCCAACTGGGCGCTGATCGCCGTCCTGATGAAGATCAGCGACACCGCCCGCCGCCCGGCCGCCGAACCGACCCCCGAGCCGGTCCCGACCATCCCGGAGCCGGCCGGTCCCGACCGGTACGGGCCGCCCGGGTACGGCACGCCGGACCAGAGCAGGGGAGCGTCCTCGTGA
- a CDS encoding peptidoglycan D,D-transpeptidase FtsI family protein codes for MNKPIRRVSIFCLVLVLALMVRVNWVQGVQASAWASNPHNDRVKYDRYAYPRGNIIVGGQPVTKSDFVDGLRYKYKRSWVDGPMYAPVTGYSSQIFDASQLEKLEDPVLSGTDSRLFFRNTLDMLTGKPKQGGDVVTTIDPKVQKAGFEGLGNRKGAAVAIDPRTGAILALVSTPSYDPGTFAGGGNSDSEAWTALQNDPNQPMLNRALRQTYPPGSTFKLVTAATAFETGKFKNPTDTTDTPETYILPGTSTPLVNDSPDEPCTNATLASAMAISCNTVFGKIGAELGKDALRSQAEKFGFNNDKVDVPIRAAASYYPSGSSPDGTAMDAIGQHDTRATPLQMAMVAAAIANNGSLMQPYLVSQEGSAGNAISTHSEHQLSQAVSPETAQKLQQLMEAVVSGGTGKRAAIPGVTVGGKTGTAQHGQDNAGKPFAWFVSYAKDSGGKQVAVAVVVEDGAAQSSEISGGSIAAPIAKSMMQAALGK; via the coding sequence GTGAACAAGCCGATCCGCCGGGTGTCGATCTTCTGCCTGGTCCTGGTGCTGGCGCTGATGGTCCGGGTGAACTGGGTGCAGGGCGTGCAGGCCTCGGCCTGGGCGAGCAACCCGCACAACGACCGGGTGAAGTACGACCGGTACGCCTACCCGCGCGGCAACATCATCGTCGGCGGGCAGCCCGTCACCAAGTCCGACTTCGTCGACGGCCTGCGCTACAAGTACAAGCGCTCCTGGGTGGACGGGCCGATGTACGCGCCGGTCACCGGCTACTCCTCGCAGATCTTCGACGCCAGCCAGCTGGAGAAGCTGGAGGACCCGGTGCTGTCCGGCACCGACTCCCGGCTGTTCTTCCGCAACACCCTGGACATGCTGACCGGCAAGCCCAAGCAGGGCGGCGACGTGGTCACCACCATCGACCCGAAGGTGCAGAAGGCCGGCTTCGAGGGCCTGGGCAACCGGAAGGGCGCCGCGGTGGCGATCGACCCGCGCACCGGGGCGATCCTGGCGCTGGTCTCCACCCCGTCCTACGACCCGGGCACCTTCGCGGGCGGCGGCAACAGCGACTCCGAGGCCTGGACGGCGCTGCAGAACGACCCGAACCAGCCGATGCTGAACCGGGCGCTGCGCCAGACCTACCCGCCCGGTTCGACGTTCAAGCTGGTCACCGCGGCGACCGCGTTCGAGACCGGCAAGTTCAAGAACCCCACGGACACCACCGACACCCCGGAGACGTACATCCTGCCGGGCACCAGCACCCCGCTGGTCAACGACAGCCCCGACGAGCCCTGCACGAACGCCACCCTCGCCTCGGCGATGGCCATCTCGTGCAACACGGTGTTCGGCAAGATCGGCGCCGAGCTCGGCAAGGACGCGCTGCGCTCGCAGGCCGAGAAGTTCGGTTTCAACAACGACAAGGTGGACGTCCCGATCCGGGCCGCCGCCAGCTACTACCCCAGCGGCTCCTCCCCCGACGGCACCGCGATGGACGCCATCGGCCAGCACGACACCCGGGCCACCCCGCTGCAGATGGCCATGGTGGCGGCGGCGATCGCCAACAACGGCTCGCTGATGCAGCCGTACCTGGTCTCCCAGGAGGGCTCGGCGGGCAACGCCATCTCCACCCACTCCGAGCACCAGCTGAGCCAGGCCGTCTCGCCGGAGACCGCGCAGAAGCTCCAGCAGCTGATGGAGGCCGTGGTGAGCGGCGGCACCGGCAAGCGGGCGGCCATCCCGGGCGTGACGGTCGGCGGCAAGACCGGCACCGCGCAGCACGGCCAGGACAACGCGGGCAAGCCGTTCGCCTGGTTCGTCTCCTACGCGAAGGACTCCGGCGGCAAGCAGGTCGCGGTGGCGGTGGTGGTCGAGGACGGCGCGGCGCAGAGCTCGGAGATCTCCGGCGGCTCGATCGCGGCGCCGATCGCCAAGTCGATGATGCAGGCGGCGCTGGGCAAGTAG
- the pknB gene encoding Stk1 family PASTA domain-containing Ser/Thr kinase, with amino-acid sequence MEEPRRLGGRYELGGVLGRGGMAEVYLGHDTRLGRTVAVKTLRTDMARDPSFQARFRREAQSAASLNHPAIVAVYDTGEDYIDGISIPYIVMEYVEGSTLRELLHTGRRLLPERALEMTIGILQALEYSHRAGIVHRDIKPANVMLTRQGNVKVMDFGIARAMGDAGMTMTQTSAVIGTAQYLSPEQAKGETVDARSDLYSTGCLLYELLTVRPPFIGDSPVAVAYQHVREEPAPPSSYDPEVRPEIDAIVLKALAKERDYRYQSADEMRDDIERFLDGLPVAAAQQAAYGMGAAGYGYDQGGGQYDPYGQTNVLPQQGGGPTTVLPPVGNQQPAPYGGYQDNGYGGGDDGGYEGRGSRRREDPPKKNNTSWIVLAVAAVLVLVGAFFVVQSMVKTGDKGAGKTNVPNLVGMTLADAENAAKAQSATLKVVSGAPAATCADQKVQKDQVCTQEPAAAGQMASDGTITVHVSSVAPQTDVPDVSGKGKDEATKALKDKGFDVKITYANDDKIDQDKVISQDVSGKAAPGATVTLTVSSGQQKVSVPNVIGKAQDEATQALTEAKLNYTITTKPVTDSTQVGQVLDQTPKNGQLKQGGQVTLVVGKQADKVTMPPLQNVKVSDAITQLTKLGLTYALANSQDPNGTVVNTSVPAGNPLSPGDRVTLFVQPSNKSTDGPKP; translated from the coding sequence ATGGAAGAGCCTCGTCGCCTAGGCGGCAGGTACGAGCTCGGCGGCGTCCTCGGACGCGGTGGCATGGCCGAGGTGTACCTCGGCCACGACACCAGGCTCGGCCGTACCGTGGCCGTGAAGACCCTCCGCACCGACATGGCCCGCGACCCCTCCTTCCAGGCCCGCTTCCGCCGCGAGGCGCAGTCCGCGGCCTCGCTCAACCACCCGGCCATCGTCGCGGTCTACGACACCGGCGAGGACTACATCGACGGGATCTCCATCCCGTACATCGTCATGGAGTACGTCGAGGGCTCCACCCTGCGCGAACTGCTGCACACCGGGCGGCGGCTGCTGCCCGAGCGGGCGCTGGAGATGACCATCGGCATCCTGCAGGCCCTGGAGTACTCGCACCGGGCCGGCATCGTGCACCGCGACATCAAGCCCGCCAACGTGATGCTGACCCGGCAGGGCAACGTCAAGGTGATGGACTTCGGCATCGCCCGTGCGATGGGTGACGCCGGCATGACGATGACCCAGACCTCCGCGGTCATCGGCACCGCCCAGTACCTCTCCCCCGAGCAGGCCAAGGGCGAGACCGTCGACGCCCGCTCCGACCTGTACTCCACCGGCTGCCTGCTGTACGAACTGCTGACCGTCCGGCCGCCGTTCATCGGCGACTCGCCGGTCGCGGTGGCCTACCAGCACGTCCGCGAGGAGCCCGCCCCGCCGTCCTCGTACGACCCCGAGGTGCGCCCCGAGATCGACGCGATCGTACTCAAGGCGCTGGCCAAGGAGCGCGACTACCGCTACCAGTCCGCCGACGAGATGCGCGACGACATCGAGCGCTTCCTCGACGGCCTGCCGGTCGCCGCCGCCCAGCAGGCGGCCTACGGCATGGGCGCGGCCGGCTACGGCTACGACCAGGGCGGCGGGCAGTACGACCCGTACGGCCAGACCAACGTGCTGCCCCAGCAGGGCGGCGGCCCGACCACCGTGCTGCCGCCGGTCGGCAACCAGCAGCCCGCCCCGTACGGCGGCTACCAGGACAACGGCTACGGCGGCGGGGACGACGGCGGCTACGAGGGTCGCGGCAGCCGACGGCGCGAGGACCCGCCGAAGAAGAACAACACCTCCTGGATCGTGCTCGCCGTCGCGGCGGTGCTGGTCCTGGTCGGCGCGTTCTTCGTGGTGCAGTCCATGGTGAAGACCGGCGACAAGGGTGCCGGGAAGACCAACGTCCCGAACCTGGTCGGGATGACCCTGGCCGACGCGGAGAACGCCGCGAAGGCGCAGAGCGCCACCCTCAAGGTGGTCTCCGGCGCCCCGGCCGCCACCTGCGCCGACCAGAAGGTCCAGAAGGACCAGGTCTGCACTCAGGAGCCGGCCGCGGCCGGCCAGATGGCCAGCGACGGCACGATCACCGTGCACGTGTCCTCGGTGGCGCCCCAGACGGACGTCCCGGACGTCTCCGGCAAGGGCAAGGACGAGGCGACCAAGGCCCTGAAGGACAAGGGCTTCGACGTCAAGATCACCTACGCCAACGACGACAAGATCGACCAGGACAAGGTCATCTCGCAGGACGTCAGCGGCAAGGCCGCGCCGGGAGCCACGGTCACCCTGACGGTCTCCTCCGGCCAGCAGAAGGTCAGCGTGCCGAACGTGATCGGCAAGGCCCAGGACGAGGCCACCCAGGCCCTCACCGAGGCCAAGCTCAACTACACGATCACCACCAAGCCCGTCACCGACAGCACCCAGGTGGGCCAGGTCCTCGACCAGACCCCGAAGAACGGCCAGCTCAAGCAGGGCGGCCAGGTGACCCTCGTGGTGGGCAAGCAGGCCGACAAGGTGACGATGCCGCCGCTGCAGAACGTCAAGGTCAGCGACGCGATCACCCAGCTCACCAAGCTCGGGCTGACCTACGCCCTCGCCAACTCGCAGGACCCCAACGGCACCGTGGTCAACACCAGCGTCCCGGCGGGCAACCCGCTCAGCCCCGGCGACCGGGTCACCCTGTTCGTCCAGCCGTCGAACAAGTCCACCGACGGCCCGAAGCCGTAG
- a CDS encoding class E sortase: MGTAMRGGRGRRGRTAGVLGLLGELLITLGLVLALFVGYSLWWTDVVADRAAGQAAGRLRQTWSVPAAPPAAGAAAAPVPQYGAGDGVGFLHVPAFGRGNQTLIRMGTTAEVLDEGVAGVYEEPYRSAMPWDAEGNFTLAAHRDGHGAKFHDLDKLVAGDPVVVETRDAWYVYRVAGTLPQTSKYDVGVVAPVPEGSPFTGPGRYLTLTTCTPVYTSRYRMAVWAQLVRVDPVDAQRTPPPELR, translated from the coding sequence ATGGGCACAGCCATGCGGGGCGGGCGCGGGCGGCGCGGACGGACGGCGGGGGTCCTGGGGCTGCTGGGGGAGCTGCTGATCACCCTGGGGCTGGTGCTGGCGCTGTTCGTCGGGTACTCGCTGTGGTGGACGGACGTGGTGGCCGACCGGGCCGCCGGGCAGGCGGCGGGCCGGCTGCGGCAGACCTGGAGCGTCCCGGCGGCGCCCCCGGCCGCCGGTGCCGCCGCCGCGCCGGTGCCGCAGTACGGGGCGGGGGACGGCGTCGGCTTCCTGCACGTGCCGGCCTTCGGCCGGGGCAACCAGACGCTGATCCGGATGGGCACCACCGCGGAGGTGCTCGACGAGGGCGTGGCCGGGGTCTACGAGGAGCCGTACCGCTCGGCGATGCCGTGGGACGCCGAGGGCAACTTCACGCTGGCGGCGCACCGGGACGGGCACGGCGCCAAGTTCCACGACCTGGACAAGCTGGTCGCGGGCGACCCGGTGGTGGTGGAGACCAGGGACGCCTGGTACGTCTACCGGGTCGCCGGGACGCTGCCGCAGACCTCCAAGTACGACGTGGGCGTGGTGGCGCCCGTCCCCGAGGGCTCGCCGTTCACCGGCCCGGGCCGCTACCTGACGCTGACCACCTGCACGCCGGTGTACACCTCCCGCTACCGGATGGCGGTCTGGGCCCAGCTGGTCCGGGTCGACCCGGTGGACGCGCAGCGCACCCCGCCGCCCGAGCTGCGCTGA
- a CDS encoding FhaA domain-containing protein has product MGVLKKFEQRLEGLVNGTFAKVFKSEVQPVEIAGALQRECDNNATIWNRDRTVVPNDFIVELSPHDHERLSPYATQLGTELAGMVREYAEAQRYSFMGPLQVALEKADDLDTGLYRVRSRTLAAEEPQRAPAAPPAAQPGYGRPPTPPAPGAPWHQGAAPAAPYGAPPPPAAPPAMPSAPPAAGNVRPFPGAGHGGAGTRRWIEVNGARHQISQNAVVLGRSTEADIRIDDPGVSRKHAEIRPGTPAMVLDLGSTNGIVVDGQHTQRATLRDGSRIVLGSTTIVYRQVEG; this is encoded by the coding sequence GTGGGAGTCCTGAAGAAGTTCGAGCAGCGACTCGAAGGTCTCGTGAACGGCACCTTCGCCAAGGTGTTCAAGTCCGAGGTCCAACCGGTGGAGATCGCCGGCGCCCTGCAGCGCGAGTGCGACAACAACGCCACCATCTGGAACCGGGACCGCACGGTCGTCCCGAACGACTTCATCGTCGAGCTCAGCCCGCACGACCACGAGCGGCTCAGCCCCTACGCCACCCAGCTCGGCACCGAGCTGGCCGGGATGGTCCGCGAGTACGCGGAGGCCCAGCGGTACAGCTTCATGGGGCCGCTCCAGGTCGCCCTGGAGAAGGCCGACGACCTGGACACCGGCCTGTACCGGGTGCGCAGCCGCACGCTGGCCGCCGAGGAGCCCCAGCGGGCCCCGGCCGCGCCGCCCGCCGCCCAGCCCGGGTACGGCCGCCCGCCGACCCCGCCCGCGCCCGGCGCCCCCTGGCACCAGGGCGCGGCCCCCGCCGCCCCCTACGGCGCACCGCCGCCGCCCGCCGCCCCGCCCGCGATGCCGTCCGCCCCCCCGGCGGCCGGGAACGTGCGGCCCTTCCCCGGGGCGGGCCACGGCGGCGCCGGCACCCGGCGCTGGATCGAGGTGAACGGCGCCCGGCACCAGATCAGCCAGAACGCGGTGGTGCTGGGCCGCTCCACCGAGGCGGACATCCGGATCGACGACCCCGGAGTGTCCCGCAAGCACGCGGAGATCCGTCCCGGTACGCCCGCGATGGTCCTGGACCTGGGGTCCACCAACGGCATCGTGGTGGACGGGCAGCACACCCAGCGCGCTACGCTCCGCGACGGCTCCCGGATCGTCCTGGGGTCGACCACCATCGTCTACCGACAGGTCGAAGGGTAG
- a CDS encoding protein phosphatase 2C domain-containing protein, translated as MSLVLRFAAGSHKGLIREGNEDSGYAGPRLLAVADGMGGAAAGEVASSEVLGSIVRLDEPHPGADLLTLLNEAVQTANDRLRQMVEQDPQLEGMGCTLTALLWDGQRMGQVHIGDSRAYLLRDGRLDQITQDHTWVQRLVDEGRITAEEAETHPQRSLLMRALDGRGQVEPDLSIREVRAGDRYLICSDGLSGPVSHQTLEETLGSYYAPEQTVQELIQLALRGGGPDNITCIVADVIDVGATDPLSGQTAEAPMVVGAVADTQPHHFNDPQLLDTPAGRAAGLGRGQAPQGAFGPAQGYEGAYEQQQPGYGAPAGDFGPPAGYGAPADDFTQAGFPAGEGGYGAPGEEFDQDAPVERRKKKRGLKLTLIGVLVLAVLGAGGFFAWQWSQDQYYVGVQDGHVAVYRGLDQNLAGLELSSVYQPYADVELKYLPAYQADQVAKKIQADGLADARKQVEVLRTQAAVCKKVAESKTAPPAAGEGTAPSAPPLTEQEQQLAASCPAQ; from the coding sequence ATGAGTCTCGTGCTGCGCTTCGCCGCCGGCTCGCACAAGGGCCTGATCCGTGAAGGGAACGAGGACTCCGGCTACGCCGGGCCCCGGCTGCTCGCGGTGGCCGACGGCATGGGCGGGGCGGCGGCCGGCGAGGTCGCCTCCTCGGAGGTCCTCGGCTCGATCGTCCGGCTCGACGAGCCGCACCCCGGCGCCGACCTGCTGACCCTGCTCAACGAGGCGGTGCAGACCGCCAACGACCGGCTGCGGCAGATGGTCGAGCAGGACCCGCAGCTCGAGGGCATGGGCTGCACGCTCACCGCGCTGCTCTGGGACGGCCAGCGGATGGGCCAGGTGCACATCGGCGACTCCCGGGCCTACCTGCTGCGCGACGGCCGGCTCGACCAGATCACCCAGGACCACACCTGGGTGCAGCGGCTGGTCGACGAGGGCCGGATCACCGCCGAGGAGGCCGAGACCCACCCGCAGCGCTCGCTGCTGATGCGCGCCCTGGACGGCCGCGGCCAGGTCGAGCCCGACCTGTCGATCCGCGAGGTCCGGGCCGGCGACCGCTACCTGATCTGCTCCGACGGCCTGTCCGGCCCGGTCAGCCACCAGACCCTGGAGGAGACGCTCGGCAGCTACTACGCGCCCGAGCAGACCGTCCAGGAGCTGATCCAGCTGGCGCTGCGCGGCGGCGGCCCGGACAACATCACCTGCATCGTCGCCGACGTGATCGACGTCGGCGCCACCGACCCGCTCAGCGGCCAGACCGCCGAGGCCCCGATGGTGGTCGGCGCGGTCGCCGACACCCAGCCGCACCACTTCAACGACCCGCAGCTGCTGGACACCCCGGCCGGCCGCGCCGCCGGCCTCGGTCGCGGCCAGGCCCCGCAGGGCGCCTTCGGGCCCGCCCAGGGCTACGAGGGCGCCTACGAGCAGCAGCAGCCCGGCTACGGCGCCCCCGCGGGCGACTTCGGCCCCCCGGCGGGCTACGGCGCCCCGGCGGACGACTTCACCCAGGCCGGCTTCCCGGCCGGCGAGGGCGGCTACGGCGCGCCCGGCGAGGAGTTCGACCAGGACGCCCCGGTCGAGCGCCGGAAGAAGAAGCGCGGCCTGAAGCTCACCCTGATCGGGGTGCTGGTGCTCGCGGTGCTCGGCGCCGGCGGGTTCTTCGCCTGGCAGTGGAGCCAGGACCAGTACTACGTCGGCGTCCAGGACGGCCACGTCGCGGTCTACCGCGGCCTCGACCAGAACCTGGCCGGCCTCGAGCTCAGCTCGGTCTACCAGCCGTACGCCGACGTCGAACTCAAGTACCTGCCCGCCTACCAGGCGGACCAGGTCGCCAAGAAGATCCAGGCCGACGGCCTGGCCGACGCCCGGAAGCAGGTCGAGGTGCTGCGCACGCAGGCCGCCGTCTGCAAGAAGGTCGCCGAGTCCAAGACCGCCCCCCCGGCCGCCGGGGAGGGCACCGCGCCGTCCGCACCGCCGCTGACCGAGCAGGAGCAGCAGCTCGCCGCGTCCTGCCCGGCCCAGTAG
- a CDS encoding sensor histidine kinase: MTPEAPGAAEAPARPGAPAAPPGPPAAPGSRLRALLRSPRTTLLVPVLLAAMDSALVAKGSEPWQLALSALSVAVLLLRRRFPLTVALLTLPGAFFNEIWLAPLTAVYSVAAARPRPPVPVACATAFALVEFFHWPFDPGLFALSRDNALYAIQSVMLGAGPAALGMLVRTRGELAERVTELTAGRQRESRLLAEKVLAAERARLAREMHDVVSHQVSLISIQAGALQVASTDPAARDGAHTIRELSVRTLDELRQMVGVLRAAGVPGTPLAPQPTLADLPRLIDGSGLAVTRRLDPGRRNWPEAVERAAYRTVQEGLTNISKHAPGAPVTVRVTARGGRLHVEVRNGPPPLRPAGAGQDTAPLPGGGHGLIGLRERAALLGGTFTAAPTPDGGFALHAVLPAP; this comes from the coding sequence GTGACCCCCGAGGCCCCCGGCGCCGCCGAGGCCCCCGCGCGCCCCGGAGCCCCCGCCGCGCCCCCCGGGCCGCCCGCCGCCCCGGGCTCCCGGCTCCGGGCCCTGCTGCGCTCCCCGCGCACCACCCTGCTGGTCCCGGTGCTGCTGGCCGCGATGGACTCCGCCCTGGTCGCCAAGGGCTCCGAGCCCTGGCAGCTGGCGCTCTCCGCGCTCTCCGTCGCCGTCCTGCTGCTCCGCCGCCGCTTCCCGCTCACGGTGGCCCTGCTCACCCTGCCCGGCGCGTTCTTCAACGAGATCTGGCTGGCCCCCCTCACCGCCGTCTACTCGGTCGCCGCCGCCCGCCCCCGGCCCCCCGTCCCGGTCGCCTGCGCCACCGCCTTCGCCCTGGTCGAGTTCTTCCACTGGCCGTTCGACCCCGGCCTGTTCGCCCTCAGCCGGGACAACGCGCTGTACGCCATCCAGTCGGTGATGCTCGGCGCCGGACCGGCCGCCCTCGGCATGCTGGTCCGCACCCGCGGCGAACTCGCCGAACGGGTCACCGAACTCACCGCCGGCCGCCAGCGCGAGAGCCGGCTGCTGGCCGAGAAGGTGCTGGCCGCCGAACGCGCCCGGCTCGCCCGCGAGATGCACGACGTGGTCTCCCACCAGGTCAGCCTGATCTCGATCCAGGCCGGGGCGCTGCAGGTCGCCAGCACCGACCCGGCCGCCCGGGACGGCGCCCACACCATCCGCGAGCTCTCCGTCCGCACCCTCGACGAGCTCCGCCAGATGGTCGGCGTGCTGCGCGCCGCGGGCGTCCCCGGCACCCCGCTCGCCCCGCAGCCCACCCTCGCCGACCTGCCCCGGCTGATCGACGGCAGCGGCCTGGCCGTCACCCGCCGCCTCGACCCGGGCCGCCGGAACTGGCCCGAGGCCGTCGAACGGGCCGCCTACCGCACCGTCCAGGAGGGCCTCACCAACATCAGCAAGCACGCCCCCGGCGCCCCGGTCACCGTCCGGGTCACCGCCCGCGGCGGCCGGCTGCACGTCGAGGTCCGCAACGGCCCGCCGCCGCTGCGCCCGGCCGGCGCCGGCCAGGACACCGCCCCGCTGCCCGGCGGCGGCCACGGCCTGATCGGCCTGCGCGAACGCGCCGCCCTGCTCGGCGGCACCTTCACCGCCGCCCCCACCCCCGACGGCGGCTTCGCCCTGCACGCCGTGCTGCCCGCCCCCTGA